tttACCTtgatattcaaattcaaaagttttcaccccccaactcttaatgcatcgtgtttccttctgaagcatcagtgaatgtttgacccttttttaatagttgtgtttgagtccctcggttgtcctcagtgtgaaaagacggatctcaaaatcatacagtcactgttgtaaagggatcaaatatgcaaaaaatgcttaaaaacggaagaatctgcaggacctggagattttttctgaagaacagagctcaggttaactgctcagaacaaacaagagactcatgaacaaccatcacacaacaaaaaaacagtcgtagatcatccaggtaaccacacacagtattaagaatcaatacttcataaacttttgaattgggtcatatttataaattcagctattttttttttttcttgtggattatatataaaatatcttacttgggacagtactaaacaaaaaataacatgcattttgtatgatctctcatattttgttaaaatttttcacattttcacagattctgcaagtcgttcacatactttttcttacaactgtatatatattacattttgaatttgaCTGGATGTAACTGTGCGAGAGTATTTTGGAACTAAAATAAATAGAGGGAAGAGCAGggataattgtttatttatttattcaggaaaaaaaaagctttgaaaTTTTCCcttaaacataattaaaatatttgaattcaTTATTCAATACTCAAGTCAATCACATTTTACATAAAGCCcaataaatacaattacagCAGGAAatatagacatcagtgtgtcatatagattactttttattattccTCTTTTTTGTCCTTTCAGGATCTTGATAGGCACTTGTGACCATCATCTTTGAAAGAGCAGCTGAACTGGGTTTTAGCTCTCTAtctgattatatattttaagtgcttgtctcatgttcatgttttgtttatatgGTAAGCACAGCTCTGTCTGTTTGATGAGTGCTGTGAGTGAGCCGCTGCTGTTTCAGACTTCCTGCTCCTATTCAGTGTTTCTAACTATGTGCTAACTTAAAACGTATGATATGCATTTACTTTCATGCTAAAAGTACTTTCTAAGAAAAAAGATGTACAtgagataagaaaaaaaaatacatttttaacattaacagtGTAAAGAAAGAACATCTGTTGCTTTGATATTACTACATGTTTTAGAAATGTCTGTTTCTATCTATATGTATCACAACAAAAGGATATTGATGGGACCGCTATATCAAgcttttaaatgttgtttctgtTTCTTGCTGTAAAACAGTTGTGATAAATCAATACAGTATCATTTGTCTATCATGCATTGTCACCTAAAATAAACCCACTTTTCAGAGAAATCTTATGAAAGTTAACAACTTAAGATAAAACTTCCaccaaacaaacatataaaaaaaataacacagacaaataaatgctataaatagacaaataaacaagtaataaaaaataacatgaaaagaTTTGtcataaaactaataaaaacagtcatttaaaatgtgttactcTTTAATGTATTTGATTCTTCTGTTAATTGAATCATTTCTCTTGGGCGTTTTATTGCTCTGACAGGCTCTCCAGCTGTTCAATCTCTCTGGAGACATCTAGAAAAGCCATAATACAGGATGTTGTTAATTTTACATGAACATTTCTGATGATTGAGACGAGGCCGTCATTGTGAATAATCAGTCAGTATTTCTTTACTTGTTTCTGTGGTGTAATATGACATTCTCTCTTACCCATCAATGTGATTTTGCTGCTTTGGGACAGTGAGAGTTTTATTGATTTCTTTAGCTCTGATTCAAGTTCATTCTTTATGCAGATCTTCACAAAGAACAAGAAAAGCTTCAGTTTAGTCATTGTACAAATTAATACATGTTTGTCTTAATACATGTGATTGTGAGAGTAATACCTTTAAGTTATTGAACTTTTTAAGCACTTCATTTTTTGCCTTGTTGAACATGTCTTGTTTTTTCTCATCGACTGTGATTATTAACAGTTCTTGCATTTTCTTCCAGGATCCGGTTCCTGTTATTGCTACAGCTTCTAAAATAAGCAACACTcagtatttaatcattttctttctcattgaGAAAGCACATTTTGTGTCACCTAATCGATTGACTTCACAGAATTAGTCCTGTTACACTTGGCATCCCATTCAGTAAGTGATAGCTCACAAATTGCCACTTGAGTTGAACTCACGTCCTTACCAGCAGGTCTTTAAATCCTTGACCTAAGTTACTGCACTGAGCACAtactttcacagacaaggcttgagcctagtcccagactaaaatgcatgtctgAGCTGCTTTAACTGAATCTTGCactgatatatcttaaaatatgtcagtttcACTCTTTTGTCTCaggatgcacaccagtaatgtttttttctaaggcacgtttataaaaagctacttaaatatcctaattgaactaaagtctaatcctggcttaagctaaaccttgtctgtgaaaccaggccttaacGTTATCTTACTTTCATAGCAAGACGCCATTTCATTCTCAATAGTATTTTGGATTGATGAGTAGATGTGCTTCTTTGTTTCAACAACTTCTCTGTTGAGCGATGCCTTCAGTTTAGTTTCCTTTCAAAAAGTGGAAAAAAGCCACAAATAAGTCAGAAATATCATGAAACATCCAGAGGCTGGATGGCTGGAGGCTACTTTAGTCCTAAATGAATGGTTTGTTCTGTACATTTCAACACCAACTGGTTTATGAAACCAGCCTGTTTAATTGTAAAATGGAAACAGAgtttacatatttttcaatGAAAGTAAAGACAGGCACAGAGGAAAAGGCCCAGATTACAGATAACTGAACTCACCTCTGTTTTGATGAATTTCTGAATGTGATTTAATGTTGGAGATCTGAAAGAAGCAGAATCACTCTGGATGACACTGAACTTGTCAATCTCTTCCTGCACTGACTTCCCTGTTTGTCCACTCACTCTGAAGCcaagagaaaacaaaatagagcttcatacaaaaaaaaaaaaaaaaaagtgataccTGCATAGGCTCCAGAAGAATGACCAGAAAACCCTTGTGAGGTGGttatctttttttcctcagtaacAATGTgttagaaaaaagaaagacataaaccaAACAACAAAGGGATGCATAATGAGGGGGAAATGCATTTCAGtttacaaacctgattccaaaaaggTTGGGACACtatacaaattgtgaataaaaaaggaatgcaataatgtggaagtttcaaatttcaatattttattcagaatacaacatagatgacatatcaaatgtttaaactgagaaaatgtgtcattttaagggaaaaaagttgattttaaatttcatggcatcaacacatctcaaaaaagttgggacaaggccatgttgttacaatacagaaggaTCGGAGACAGAAGATGGCAGAGATGGTAGTTTTATTAGATAACAGCAGAGTAAACAGACGTGCAGATGAGTATACAGTGAACTTTGCAGATGAATGGTGAGATGAGAGTAgatgatactgtccttttgtgttGAATAGGTGAGGATCCTGGAAGACGGCGGAGAACACACTTTGCTGGAGACtggagacactcacacacagactgggaACACGAGGAGAGACTAGAAGACGCTGGAGACAAGTGAGTAGATCGctgggagtccttgaggtaagcatgtaGGTAAGTCTAgatgcgaacgagaccggacagtgactgaatgtgtgtgagtgtcctTTGTACTGATGGTGATGAgcgtgctgatgaggtgcaggtgcgtgTGATCAGTACTCGGGAGATGgagtgtgctgtgattggtgggtgttggagcctggcgtgtctgtgacacgtttaccactgtgtggcatcccctcttctttttataacagtctgcaaacgtctggggactgaggagacaagttgctcaagttcaggaataggaatgttgtcccattcttgtctaatacaggcttctagttgctcgactgtcttaggtcttctttgtcgcatcttcctctttatggatgtgccaaatgttttctatgggtgaaagatctggactgcaggctggccatttcagtacccggatccttcttctacacagccatgatgttgtaattgatgcagtatgtggtctggcattgtcatgttggaaaatgcaaggtctttcctgaaagagacgacgtctggatgggagcatatgttgttctagaacttggatatacctttcagcattgatggtgcctttccagatgtgtaagctgcccatgccacacgcactcatgcaaccccataccatcagagatgcaggcttctgaacggagtgctgataacaacttgggttgtccttgtcctctttagtccggatgacatggcgtccaagttttccaaaaagaacttcaaactttgattcgtctgaccacagaacagttttccactttgccacagtccattttaaatgagccttggcccagagaaaacgcctgcgcttctggatcatgtttagatatggcttcttttttgacctatagagtttaagccggcaacggcgaatgacacagtggattgtgttcaccgacaatgttttctggaagtattcctgattcctttttatacccaatcatgttgccagttgacctaataagttgcaaattggtcctccagctgttccttatatgtacatttaacttttccggcctcttattgctacctgtcccaacttttttggaatgtgtagctctcatgaaatccaaaatgagccaatatttggcatgacatttcaaaatgtctcactttcaacatttgatatgttatctatattctattgtgaataaaatataagtttatgagatttgaaaattattgcattccttttttattcacaatttgtacagtgtcccaacttttttggaatcgggtttgtattcaAAATCTATTCAATCACACAAGgtaccttttatattttatgataatTTCTGATGGGAAAATAAACGTTGTTAATAAACTGTAAACAGTTTATTACTGGGCTACAATTAAGACATCTTGCTTTGTGAAGGTTCATTTTCCCACTCATACAGATTTAAAGGATTGTGTAACTGTAAGTAACcatataaaactaaatattaacTAATTTCTGTTTTCTATATACAGAACCTATGCAGCTCTCATGTGACAAATGAACAAAAGACTTAAACCAGAAGACACAGTGGGGATTTGGGAGGTGaaactaatcatttctgttttctgtagagtGAATGTTGCTGTCACGAATGACCCATCGCTAGAGGGAAAGCCAGTACAAGCCCAATCATATTTTTGTTCTTGCCTGGACATCATAGGAAACAAACATAAGGATGTTTACTTCACAAAACATTTGGATTCAAATTAATCTGGCATTGCCACTAAACCCAATCTGTATTTTCCTGGGCAACAGAGTCATTTGCTGGTTTTCTGTTCTAAATGCAGTCTGCAGTTGGTCCATGTTTAAAATCATTAATCATGCTCCAATTTAATGTTAGTTGTAAACGTAATGTCAACAGCCTCATCTTAattttacaggtgctggtcatataattagaatatcatcaaaaagctgatttatttcactaattccattcaaaaagtgaaacttgtatattatattcattcattacacacagactgatatatttcaaatgtttatttcttttaattttggtgattataactgacaactaaggaaaatcccaaattcagtatctcagaaaattagaatattgtgaaaaggttcaatattgaagacacctggtgccacactctaatcagctaattaactcaaaacacctgcaaaggcctttaaatggtctctcagtctagttctgtaggctacacaatcatggggaagactgctgacttgacagttgtccaaaagacaaccattgacaccttgcacaaggagggcaagacacaaaaggtcattgcaaaagaggctggctgttcacagagctctgtgtccaagcacattaatagagaggcgaagggaaggaaaagatgtggtagaaaaaagtgtacaagcaatagggataaccgcaccctggagaggattgtgaaacaaaacccattcaaaaatgtgggggagattcacaaagagtggactgcagctggagtcagtgcttcaagaaccactacgcacagacgtatgcaagacatgggtttcagctgtcgtattccttgtgtcaagccactcttgaacaacagacggcgtcagaagcgtctcgcctgggctaaagacaaaaaggactggactactgcagagtggtccaaagttatgttctctgatgaaagtaaactttgcatttcctttggaaatcagggtcccagagtctggaggaagagaggagaggcacacaatccacgttgcttgaggtccagtgtaaagtttccacagtcagtgatggtttggggtgccatgtcatctgctggtgttggtccactgtgttttctgaggtccaaggtcaacgcagccgtataccaggaagttttagagcacttcatgcttcctgctgctgaccaactttatggagatgcagattttattttccaacaggatttggcacctgcacacagtgccaaagctaccagtacctggtttaaggaccatggtatccctgttcttaattggccagcaaactcgcctgaccttaaccccatagaaaatctatggggtattgtgaagaggaagatgtgatagagatgccagacccaacaattcagaagagctgaaggccactatcagagcaacctgggctcttataacacctgagcagtgccacagactgatcgactccatgccacgccgcattactgcagtaattcaggcaaaaggagccccaactaagtattgagtgctgtacatgctcatacttttcatgttcatacttttcagttggccaagatttctaaaaatcctttctttgtattgatcttaagtaatattgtaattttctgaaatactgaatttgggattttccttagttgtcagttataatcatcaaaattaaaagaaataaacatttgaaatatatcagtctgtgtgtaatgaatgaatataatatacaagtttcactttttgaatggaattagtgaaataaatcaactttttgatgatattctaattatatgaccagcacctgtatgcaCTTATCTATATCTATAATGCTGAAGCCTTAAACATCCTTAGTCACTGATCATTgtagattattttcattttattctattctaaaCTGAACGAAGGGGCACTAGTGAAATGAAGAATCAGCTCTTACggaaaaatctgtttgaaatctTCTTCAAGACATTCATGCAGGTTTTCGGCCAATGTCTTGTTCAGGTCTAGGAGTTCATTCTTGGATTTTGAGAAATAGCGCCCACCATACCTGCACAAAGCTCTGAGGGTTTGATGAAGTACATTCTGAgtgacagcaaaaaaaaaaaaaaaaaaaaaaaggttaaaaaggcAAGAAAATTGTGACTGAATATTTACAACACTTGAATCACACTCACTTGAATCACAGTATTTGTGGAAGCAACACATAATTCGACAGATTTTTCCACTCCCTTTGAGAGACACTGTTCCAGAACACTATAAATGGTGTTAAAACGACTGTCCAATTCATTTAGTGCCTTCATCAGGCTCTCCTCAAACTCCATGGAGACTTTGTCTTTCATTTTAACCTAAAACATCCATGAAACAGCAGTGAATTACATAATAATGTATATTGGCAGCATTCTGAAGACATGCATGTAAAATATCAGCAACTCTGACTCATACCGTTTCCTTGTCTGTGTCCGATTGGACACTTTGGATCAAGGACAAAACTCCCTTTGCTTCATTGACATAATCTCTAGTCAGTTCTCTGGTAATGTCCTCGTTAAGAATCCCCAGATCATCCTGCAGCTTTGGGATTTCTACAGGTATAAACCATTTCCAAACACAAGGGCAAGATTTGGATGTGATCAGAGCTTTGTCTGGTTCATAAAGTATTCAACTTtagattaaaaaatgtatttttctcttGAATAATGTGGTAAAATGGTAATAGGGATACTTTACCCGTTTCATTAGGTTCCAGATTACATTTAGGGTCAAAGAATGCTTTGGAACTTACAGTAAAAACTTGAAAATCATTGTCAGTTCtgaatattttctaaaaaaaataaataaaaaataaataaataaataaatcaaatagttgtattaaaaaaaaaacgtgtgagtaaaattcattcaaaatactGATAACAATAAAGAGAATTAGGAAATACAAAAACCTTAATATGGGATTGTTCAAACTTTCCTTTGACCCTCTTCTTGGCATGTTCATTTCTATGAAGTATGCATACTGTTTTATCCTGATCCTGAAGAATGATTAAATACACCAATATATGCGTGTAAGTTGTTTTTTATAGAAGTATTGTAAAAATCTGCTGTAGTGGTTGATTATGCACTATACTGAATAGCAGATATTACTCTcagtaaattaattaaattgcagTTACAATGATATGAAAGATCTCACTGACCAGTAAATTTACTCAGAGAACAATGTTTGCTATAACAATAAATTTTCCAAACCTTGTCTCCTGTGAGTTGATCTGTAGTAAGCCTTGCCGATctaaaaagaaatgttgaaaGGAAATAAGTCGCAAattgtttttcttgaaattcTGATCTTTGCAGTACAAGACTAAAACACATGCTGTATTAAGAGGTGCTGTATGTTACTAATATCAGGATTCTTATAAGATTCTTCCCCTTCACTTCATATGTAATTTTAACCAAATACCTCACATAGGCTGGTACATTGATCTCATCAGTCTTTGTACAGATGAAGTTAATGCGTCTGCATTCTCCTCCTGGTCCCAGTTCTGTAGTACAGTGCTTTAAAATCCCCCAGGGGTCTTTGTCAGTGATTGCTCGATTGATATCACTTACAATCCAAACAATAGAGCACTCTCTCAGTGTCTACAAGATTGAAATAGTGATTTAGATGACATGGTTGTAGTAGCATAATTGATTGTGTTTCTATAATGATTTGAAACGTGtagtaaaatatttacagatttCCACTTGTCATCTCTAATCTTACTGC
The Ctenopharyngodon idella isolate HZGC_01 chromosome 4, HZGC01, whole genome shotgun sequence genome window above contains:
- the LOC127510594 gene encoding nuclear GTPase SLIP-GC-like isoform X29; translation: MENVKNTINRATDNSYEASMIRDIISKINQMDKVSRKKATIGIFGKSGEGKSSLLNAVLGKKDLLPSGCFGACTAVVTQVETNLEDSNYIAEIELFSKEEWEKELNDLFTVLSDESEDRDDELFDNAVEKITALFGDDAEKKTLEELKKDDKFAEIETFLSFSKKISKSDVSEFTNVVASYIQHSESSPGDWYWPLVKSVTIKIPGCHELLKHIAFVDIPGTGDCSKIRDDKWKSTLRECSIVWIVSDINRAITDKDPWGILKHCTTELGPGGECRRINFICTKTDEINVPAYVRSARLTTDQLTGDKDQDKTVCILHRNEHAKKRVKGKFEQSHIKKIFRTDNDFQVFTVSSKAFFDPKCNLEPNETEIPKLQDDLGILNEDITRELTRDYVNEAKGVLSLIQSVQSDTDKETVKMKDKVSMEFEESLMKALNELDSRFNTIYSVLEQCLSKGVEKSVELCVASTNTVIQNVLHQTLRALCRYGGRYFSKSKNELLDLNKTLAENLHECLEEDFKQIFPVSGQTGKSVQEEIDKFSVIQSDSASFRSPTLNHIQKFIKTEETKLKASLNREVVETKKHIYSSIQNTIENEMASCYEKAVAITGTGSWKKMQELLIITVDEKKQDMFNKAKNEVLKKFNNLKICIKNELESELKKSIKLSLSQSSKITLMDVSREIEQLESLSEQ